The following proteins are co-located in the Microbacterium sp. Clip185 genome:
- a CDS encoding YchJ family protein: MEKQPCPCGSGRTFDGCCGPALAGTPPLTAEALMRSRYTAFVRQDASYLIDTWHPGTRPTELTLDRDVRWLGLSVLDATGGSPDDRKGTVEFRAAWREGSSSGVLHERSRFVKQSARWWYLDGVLDPPGPHSEPGA, from the coding sequence ATGGAGAAACAGCCGTGTCCCTGCGGGAGTGGCCGCACTTTCGACGGATGCTGCGGTCCCGCCCTGGCGGGCACGCCCCCGCTGACGGCCGAGGCGCTCATGCGTTCGCGCTACACGGCGTTCGTCCGTCAGGATGCGAGCTACCTCATCGACACCTGGCATCCGGGCACACGGCCGACGGAGCTGACCCTCGACCGTGATGTGCGCTGGCTGGGTCTCTCCGTCCTCGACGCGACGGGCGGCTCACCCGACGATCGCAAGGGCACCGTGGAGTTCCGTGCGGCGTGGCGCGAGGGATCTTCATCGGGTGTGCTGCACGAACGCAGTCGGTTCGTGAAGCAGAGCGCCAGATGGTGGTATCTCGACGGTGTTCTCGATCCGCCCGGGCCCCACTCGGAGCCCGGTGCGTAG
- a CDS encoding flavin reductase family protein, giving the protein MTTPAPLSNPLGEHGAERDRFAGASLSSDEFKALFRGHPGGVAVITAEGPDGPVALTATSVSSVSAEPPLLIFSVSALSSATPAILAADTVVVHLLDSDDLDVAKLASTSGIDRFADPESWSRLVTGEPVYNGVRAWVRCAIIERMNAGGSTVIAAHALQSGINRDVQPGEHGDALVYHNRSWHRLGDHSRID; this is encoded by the coding sequence ATGACCACTCCCGCACCCCTGTCGAACCCGCTCGGCGAGCACGGCGCCGAGCGCGACCGTTTCGCCGGCGCCTCGCTGTCGTCGGATGAGTTCAAGGCACTGTTTCGCGGTCACCCCGGCGGCGTCGCGGTCATCACGGCAGAGGGTCCGGACGGGCCCGTCGCGCTGACGGCCACCTCGGTGTCATCGGTGAGCGCGGAGCCGCCGCTGTTGATCTTCTCCGTCTCCGCCCTGTCGTCGGCCACCCCCGCGATCCTCGCCGCCGACACCGTCGTCGTCCACCTGCTCGACAGTGACGACCTCGATGTTGCCAAGCTCGCATCGACCAGCGGAATCGACCGCTTCGCCGATCCCGAGAGCTGGAGCCGCCTGGTCACCGGGGAACCCGTCTACAACGGTGTTCGGGCATGGGTGCGGTGCGCCATCATCGAGCGGATGAACGCGGGCGGCTCGACCGTCATCGCCGCCCACGCTCTGCAGTCGGGCATCAATCGGGACGTGCAGCCGGGCGAGCACGGCGACGCGCTGGTGTACCACAACCGCTCCTGGCACCGACTCGGCGACCACTCGCGGATCGACTGA
- a CDS encoding NAD(P)-binding domain-containing protein, with protein MTASDPAVGVPVDVVVIGAGQAGLSAAYHLHRRGFRPLDALARDSRSFVVLDAESAPGGAWQHRWESLRMATVNGIHELPGFPVPPADPASSSRDVLPPYFAAYEERFDLRVRRPVRVRVVSRSGERLRVDTDAGSFSARYVINATGTWTRPHWPAVPGRESFRGTQLHVHDYVSAEQFTGKRVVIVGAGVSGVQLLEEISRVADTFWVTRREPEWRDDEFDIPARVAAIAGVEQRVRQGLPAGSVISVTGMHWTPWAREAERRGVLVRHPMFRAIEPDGVRMPDGTLEPADVILWATGFRPALDHLAPLRLRTPAGGIRVEDSRALDEPRLFLIGYGPSQSTVGANRAGRSAVRQLLADGVLEAPEVAIAG; from the coding sequence ATGACCGCATCCGATCCCGCCGTCGGCGTGCCCGTGGATGTCGTCGTCATCGGAGCCGGTCAGGCGGGACTCTCCGCCGCCTACCACCTGCACCGTCGGGGCTTCCGACCCCTCGATGCACTGGCCCGCGATTCGCGGAGCTTCGTGGTGCTCGACGCCGAATCCGCGCCGGGCGGGGCATGGCAGCACCGGTGGGAGTCGCTGCGGATGGCGACGGTGAACGGCATCCACGAGCTCCCCGGGTTCCCGGTACCGCCGGCGGATCCCGCGTCGTCCAGCCGTGACGTGCTTCCGCCCTACTTCGCCGCGTACGAGGAACGCTTCGATCTGCGGGTGCGCCGCCCCGTGCGCGTCCGGGTTGTCTCGCGTTCCGGCGAGCGGCTGCGGGTCGACACGGATGCGGGAAGCTTCTCGGCGAGGTACGTGATCAACGCCACGGGCACGTGGACGAGGCCCCACTGGCCGGCGGTGCCGGGGCGTGAGAGCTTCCGCGGCACGCAGCTGCATGTGCACGACTACGTCTCTGCCGAGCAGTTCACGGGCAAGCGTGTGGTGATCGTCGGAGCCGGGGTGTCGGGCGTGCAACTGCTCGAGGAGATCTCACGTGTGGCCGACACGTTCTGGGTCACCCGGCGCGAGCCGGAGTGGCGTGACGACGAGTTCGACATCCCCGCGCGCGTTGCGGCGATCGCCGGTGTCGAGCAACGGGTGCGTCAGGGCCTTCCCGCCGGCAGCGTCATCTCGGTCACCGGGATGCACTGGACCCCGTGGGCGCGCGAGGCCGAGCGCCGGGGCGTGCTGGTGCGGCATCCGATGTTCCGTGCCATCGAACCCGACGGCGTACGGATGCCCGACGGCACCCTGGAGCCCGCCGACGTCATCCTCTGGGCGACGGGCTTCCGTCCCGCCCTCGACCACCTCGCCCCGCTTCGACTTCGCACGCCAGCCGGCGGAATCAGGGTCGAGGACTCCCGGGCGCTGGACGAGCCGCGACTGTTCCTCATCGGCTACGGTCCTTCGCAGTCCACGGTCGGGGCCAACCGTGCCGGTCGCTCCGCCGTGCGTCAGCTGCTGGCGGACGGAGTGCTGGAGGCGCCCGAGGTCGCGATCGCCGGATGA
- a CDS encoding SDR family oxidoreductase — MSRILIIGGHGKIALLLAPLLAARGDEVTSVVRNPDHADDVRASGASPLVLDVAAADTKTLSEAFAGYDAVVWSAGAGGGDAARTYAVDRDAAIRAMDAAEVAGTSRFVMVSWIGSSPDHGIDPSDSFFPYADAKLAADEHLRRSSLEWTVLGPGTLTSDEATGHITTEPTGRGEVSRADVAAVIAATLADPVTVRRTIRFGAGDTPIAEALSV; from the coding sequence ATGTCTCGCATCCTCATCATCGGTGGACACGGCAAGATCGCTCTCCTGCTGGCGCCCCTGCTCGCAGCGCGGGGCGACGAGGTCACCTCCGTGGTGCGCAACCCGGATCACGCCGACGACGTGCGCGCGTCGGGGGCGAGCCCGCTTGTCCTGGATGTCGCCGCCGCGGACACCAAGACGCTGTCCGAGGCCTTCGCCGGCTACGACGCCGTCGTCTGGTCGGCGGGCGCCGGCGGCGGTGACGCAGCGCGCACCTACGCAGTCGATCGCGACGCAGCAATCCGCGCCATGGATGCGGCGGAGGTGGCCGGCACCTCGCGCTTCGTGATGGTGTCGTGGATCGGCTCCTCGCCCGATCATGGGATCGACCCCTCCGACTCGTTCTTCCCCTACGCCGACGCGAAGCTGGCGGCCGACGAGCACCTGCGACGCAGTTCTCTCGAGTGGACCGTGCTCGGGCCCGGGACGCTGACCTCGGATGAGGCGACGGGGCACATCACCACCGAGCCGACGGGGCGGGGAGAGGTCTCCCGTGCCGATGTCGCCGCGGTGATCGCCGCGACCCTCGCCGATCCCGTGACCGTTCGACGCACGATCCGCTTCGGAGCGGGCGACACGCCGATCGCCGAGGCGCTGTCCGTCTGA
- a CDS encoding Dps family protein: protein MTKNQTIPASAADPTVAAGAAQFLTPVTLGLQALAVTGKQAHWNVRGANFIAIHELLDSVVEHAQGWADETAERIVALGLPVDARLSTIAAKVAPSSVPAGFTQWDDMIRHIVADIDTIIVDVQTAIDGLDEIDLTSQDIVIGIRAGLEKDRWFLSAHLAE, encoded by the coding sequence ATGACGAAGAACCAGACCATCCCCGCCAGCGCTGCCGACCCGACCGTCGCCGCCGGAGCCGCGCAGTTCCTCACCCCCGTCACCCTCGGCCTGCAGGCTCTCGCCGTCACCGGCAAGCAGGCGCACTGGAACGTGCGCGGTGCGAACTTCATCGCGATCCACGAGCTCCTGGACTCCGTCGTGGAGCACGCGCAGGGCTGGGCCGACGAGACCGCCGAGCGCATCGTCGCCCTGGGTCTGCCGGTGGATGCGCGCCTGTCCACGATCGCTGCGAAGGTGGCGCCCTCGTCGGTGCCCGCCGGCTTCACGCAGTGGGACGACATGATCCGCCACATCGTCGCCGACATCGACACGATCATCGTCGATGTCCAGACGGCGATCGACGGCCTCGACGAGATCGACCTCACGAGCCAGGACATCGTCATCGGCATCCGCGCCGGTCTCGAGAAGGACCGCTGGTTCCTCTCGGCCCACCTCGCCGAGTAA